From a region of the Rouxiella sp. S1S-2 genome:
- the thiM gene encoding hydroxyethylthiazole kinase produces MTTRPSVFPGLTAADALQQLRQTSPLVHCMTNDVVQSITANVLLALGASPAMVIDPREAAEFSTIASALLVNVGTLTESRAESMLAAIHAANKAQKPWVLDPVAVGAISWRSGFCQEIIRFTPAAIRGNASEIMALSGLAASGRGVDSADTSLAALPAARALARQTGAVVAVTGEIDYVSDGEKEWAIPGGNVLMTRVVGTGCALSAVVAAFVSLPGDRLSNVAAACRVMSCAGELASREAKGPGTFTPAFIDHLYLLDAEKLNGGAQW; encoded by the coding sequence ATGACCACTCGACCTTCCGTTTTTCCCGGCCTGACGGCTGCGGATGCCTTGCAACAGCTTCGTCAAACCTCACCGCTGGTTCACTGCATGACCAATGACGTGGTTCAGTCGATCACAGCCAACGTTTTACTGGCGCTGGGTGCTTCACCTGCCATGGTGATTGACCCGCGTGAAGCCGCCGAGTTCAGCACTATTGCCAGTGCGTTACTGGTTAACGTTGGCACACTTACTGAGTCTCGCGCCGAATCAATGCTTGCTGCTATTCACGCAGCCAATAAAGCGCAGAAACCCTGGGTGCTTGACCCGGTAGCGGTAGGCGCAATCAGTTGGCGCTCAGGTTTTTGTCAGGAAATAATCAGGTTTACGCCCGCCGCCATTCGCGGAAACGCCTCTGAAATCATGGCACTTAGCGGTTTGGCTGCGTCGGGTCGCGGCGTTGACAGCGCCGACACGTCACTTGCCGCGCTGCCCGCTGCCCGAGCCTTGGCGCGTCAAACCGGCGCGGTGGTCGCTGTCACCGGTGAAATCGACTACGTCAGCGACGGTGAAAAAGAGTGGGCAATCCCTGGCGGAAATGTACTCATGACCCGCGTAGTGGGAACCGGCTGTGCGCTCTCAGCGGTGGTTGCTGCCTTCGTTTCTTTGCCTGGAGACAGGTTATCGAACGTCGCGGCGGCGTGCCGGGTGATGTCCTGCGCCGGTGAATTAGCCAGCCGTGAGGCCAAGGGGCCGGGCACTTTTACCCCTGCGTTTATCGACCATCTCTACCTGTTGGATGCTGAAAAACTTAACGGAGGTGCGCAGTGGTAA
- a CDS encoding MFS transporter: MTQVSTSSHAAMTQEERAVLKRVAGASAIGTAAEYYDFFAYGTAAVLFFGQLFFPSADPLVSTLAAFATYAVGFLARPLGGIVFGHIGDKVGRKKALVMTILIVGLGTFCIGLLPTYEKIGYWAPVLLIFIRVLQGFGVGGEQAGAVLMTAEYSRPERRGFFASWVQIGAPLGFLLPSALFAVLNAQLSAEQMLAWGWRIPFLLSLLLVIVGLFIRLRIDESPVFAEIRKTKAVESQPVLEVIRRYPGIIVKGVCAKLIEACAFAMFTVIVLAFGKANHLSASILLDTMIVAVILEIFSIPLMGKLSDKVGRKPVYMAGALLLVVGIIPFFLVLKQDTFWMTQIAMILALTFGHSMCYAPQASYFPELFPTRIRCSGIALIWQIGSLIGSGVLGLVAVKILQVSGGDYHGLAIYMMVLGIISMLGLMMMPETAPEVRGSEYHSWGEKR; encoded by the coding sequence ATGACACAGGTTTCAACCTCGTCTCACGCCGCCATGACCCAAGAAGAACGCGCAGTATTAAAACGCGTCGCTGGGGCCTCGGCAATCGGTACTGCCGCCGAATATTACGACTTTTTTGCCTACGGAACGGCGGCAGTGCTGTTCTTCGGCCAACTCTTTTTCCCCAGCGCCGATCCTCTGGTTAGCACGCTGGCGGCCTTTGCCACTTATGCTGTCGGCTTTCTGGCTCGCCCACTCGGCGGTATTGTCTTTGGGCATATCGGCGATAAGGTTGGGCGCAAAAAAGCGCTGGTGATGACTATCTTGATTGTTGGATTAGGCACCTTTTGCATCGGTCTGCTGCCCACCTACGAGAAAATAGGTTACTGGGCACCGGTGCTGCTGATTTTTATTCGCGTACTGCAGGGCTTCGGCGTAGGCGGTGAGCAGGCTGGCGCCGTGTTAATGACCGCCGAATATTCGCGCCCGGAGCGACGCGGCTTTTTTGCCAGTTGGGTACAAATTGGCGCACCTCTGGGATTTTTATTGCCCTCCGCGCTGTTTGCGGTGCTGAATGCACAACTCAGCGCCGAACAGATGCTGGCGTGGGGATGGCGCATTCCGTTTTTGCTCAGCCTGCTGTTGGTCATTGTCGGCCTGTTTATTCGCTTGAGAATCGATGAATCACCGGTTTTTGCCGAGATCCGTAAAACCAAAGCGGTGGAATCCCAGCCCGTGCTCGAGGTTATTCGCCGTTATCCGGGCATTATCGTCAAAGGCGTGTGTGCCAAACTGATTGAGGCCTGCGCCTTCGCCATGTTTACGGTGATCGTGCTGGCGTTCGGCAAGGCGAATCATCTCAGCGCCAGTATTCTGCTCGACACGATGATAGTGGCGGTCATTCTCGAGATTTTTTCTATTCCTCTGATGGGTAAACTCTCGGACAAGGTCGGGCGAAAACCGGTTTACATGGCAGGCGCGCTGCTGTTGGTGGTGGGAATCATTCCGTTCTTCCTGGTCCTTAAACAGGATACATTCTGGATGACGCAAATCGCCATGATCCTGGCCCTCACCTTCGGCCACAGCATGTGTTATGCCCCACAGGCGTCGTATTTCCCCGAGCTGTTTCCAACGCGCATTCGCTGCAGTGGAATAGCGCTTATCTGGCAAATCGGTTCGCTGATTGGCAGTGGCGTGCTGGGATTAGTGGCGGTTAAAATTCTTCAGGTCAGCGGCGGGGATTATCACGGACTGGCTATCTATATGATGGTTCTCGGTATTATTTCAATGCTCGGGCTGATGATGATGCCCGAGACTGCGCCTGAAGTCCGGGGCAGCGAATACCACAGTTGGGGAGAGAAACGCTGA
- a CDS encoding GMC family oxidoreductase, which produces MNADVIVIGTGVVGCLIAEELLDAGHSVLMLEAGPRVERWQIVENYRNLPPTSRLHFNAPYPPKPWAPHLMSATPEQAAEYLQLEGPNARAYQQGYVRYAGGATWHWAGICWRLTPDDMKLKSLYNVGRDWAFDYATLEPYYVKAEYALGVCGPSEPELQWPPIRSKPYPMGRLPFGPGEQRFTDAAATVGLVNLPSAQARNSGVAYGDRPACCGNNNCIPVCPIGAKYDAATSLTRIESKGGRILPNAVAYKIETGEKNKIQAVHYYDSEKNTHRVTGSIYVVACNGIETPKLLLMSTDTRNPNGVANSSDQVGRNMMDQPKLVVELELAEPAWTGVGPVQGSSIMETSQGDFRSEHCGALFRFNNMARSRIGATAALAQGLVGKALDKEIRRQAACTAEIAIEHELMPAAHNRLTLSSKKDWLGLPKPNIYYDVGDYVRKGSQVFSIPTAKRLAGALGATKVDISTQYTNSDHIMGGCIMGNDPANSVVDIDCRAHDHENLFLPGGAAMTTGGCGNSTLTMAALALKASDAIHLQLGKA; this is translated from the coding sequence ATGAATGCAGATGTAATTGTAATCGGCACGGGTGTTGTCGGTTGTCTGATAGCGGAAGAACTGTTAGATGCCGGTCATTCGGTACTGATGCTCGAGGCAGGACCGCGCGTAGAACGCTGGCAAATTGTCGAGAATTATCGAAATCTTCCTCCCACTTCCCGCCTGCACTTTAACGCGCCGTATCCTCCTAAACCGTGGGCGCCCCATTTGATGTCCGCGACCCCAGAACAGGCCGCCGAATATCTTCAGCTGGAAGGACCCAATGCGCGTGCCTATCAACAAGGTTATGTCCGTTATGCCGGCGGGGCGACCTGGCATTGGGCCGGTATTTGCTGGCGTCTGACACCCGATGACATGAAGTTAAAATCGCTCTATAACGTAGGCCGTGACTGGGCTTTTGATTACGCGACGTTAGAGCCTTATTACGTGAAAGCGGAATATGCTTTAGGCGTGTGTGGCCCTTCAGAACCCGAGCTGCAATGGCCACCGATTCGTTCAAAACCTTATCCAATGGGCCGTCTGCCTTTTGGTCCGGGCGAACAGCGATTTACCGACGCTGCTGCAACCGTGGGACTCGTTAACCTCCCGTCAGCACAGGCGCGTAACAGTGGTGTTGCCTACGGAGACCGACCGGCATGTTGCGGCAATAATAACTGCATTCCCGTTTGTCCAATCGGTGCAAAATACGATGCGGCGACCTCTTTGACTCGAATTGAGTCTAAAGGCGGCAGAATTTTGCCCAATGCCGTGGCTTATAAAATAGAAACTGGCGAAAAAAACAAAATTCAGGCTGTTCACTATTATGACAGTGAGAAGAATACCCATCGCGTCACCGGTTCCATTTATGTTGTTGCCTGTAATGGCATTGAAACACCTAAACTTTTACTGATGTCTACCGATACGCGCAACCCTAACGGCGTTGCCAACAGCTCTGACCAGGTCGGACGCAATATGATGGATCAGCCCAAATTAGTGGTTGAACTTGAATTGGCTGAACCGGCGTGGACCGGTGTGGGTCCCGTTCAGGGCAGCAGCATTATGGAAACTTCTCAGGGTGATTTCCGTTCAGAACACTGCGGCGCATTGTTCCGTTTCAATAACATGGCCCGAAGCCGTATTGGTGCCACGGCGGCCCTTGCCCAAGGTTTAGTGGGTAAAGCGTTAGATAAAGAAATTCGTCGCCAGGCTGCCTGCACGGCTGAAATAGCCATCGAGCATGAGTTAATGCCTGCGGCGCACAATAGGCTGACGCTATCGAGTAAAAAAGATTGGTTAGGTTTGCCGAAACCTAATATTTATTATGATGTCGGCGACTATGTCCGCAAAGGGTCCCAAGTATTTTCCATTCCGACGGCCAAACGCCTTGCTGGCGCATTAGGCGCAACTAAGGTTGATATATCGACACAATATACCAACAGTGACCACATCATGGGTGGCTGTATTATGGGTAATGACCCGGCGAATTCTGTCGTCGATATAGACTGTCGTGCGCACGACCACGAAAATCTTTTCCTTCCAGGAGGCGCAGCGATGACCACCGGCGGGTGTGGTAACAGCACATTGACGATGGCGGCGCTGGCACTAAAAGCCTCTGATGCTATTCACCTGCAGCTGGGGAAAGCCTAA
- a CDS encoding GntR family transcriptional regulator has protein sequence MSESYELNGNVPVNQQIYRTLRQDIVACIIPPGAFLSEKEISARFNVSRQPVREAFIKLAEAGLVQVLPQRGTFVMKISAKRVADGRFIREALETAVIRRAAAVVTDNDLALLAHNLQRQELAAKSHQAQEFLQLDDEFHRLIAQIIDCRLAWETIENIKATMDRVRFFSLSKVSPPENLIAQHYNIFAALKERNPDAAEQALRAHLQEMIFSITPIAEQNSEWFEAE, from the coding sequence ATGTCAGAATCTTATGAGTTGAACGGTAACGTGCCGGTAAACCAGCAAATTTATCGCACGCTGCGTCAGGATATTGTGGCCTGCATTATCCCGCCCGGCGCCTTTCTTTCCGAAAAAGAGATTTCGGCGCGTTTTAACGTCTCCCGTCAGCCGGTCCGCGAAGCCTTTATTAAACTGGCCGAGGCCGGTCTGGTTCAGGTTCTGCCCCAGCGCGGCACGTTTGTGATGAAGATCTCTGCCAAGCGCGTCGCCGACGGCCGCTTTATCCGCGAAGCACTTGAAACGGCGGTTATTCGCCGCGCTGCCGCCGTGGTGACCGATAACGACCTCGCGCTGCTGGCACACAATCTTCAGCGGCAGGAGCTGGCGGCCAAAAGTCATCAGGCGCAGGAGTTTCTTCAGCTTGACGATGAGTTCCATCGGCTGATCGCACAAATTATTGACTGCCGTCTGGCGTGGGAAACCATCGAAAATATTAAAGCGACGATGGACCGCGTACGGTTTTTTTCGCTCAGCAAGGTGTCACCTCCCGAGAATCTGATTGCCCAGCACTATAATATTTTTGCCGCCCTGAAAGAGCGCAACCCCGATGCCGCCGAACAGGCTCTGCGTGCCCATCTGCAAGAGATGATCTTCTCGATTACCCCGATTGCCGAGCAGAACAGTGAATGGTTTGAGGCCGAATAA
- the thiD gene encoding bifunctional hydroxymethylpyrimidine kinase/phosphomethylpyrimidine kinase, whose protein sequence is MVKRINALTIAGTDPSGGAGIQADLKTFSALEAYGTSVITALVAQNTRGVQSVYNIDPDFVGAQLDSVLSDVRIDSAKIGMLANTQVVEAVAERLRYYRRLEKAPAYVVLDTVMLAKSGDPLLMPDAVEALRRSLLPQVSLITPNLPEAAALLGCAVATDEREMCRQGEALLALGCEAVLMKGGHLSDSESPDWLMTAYYRERFTAPRIATRHTHGTGCTLSAALAAIRPRKANWPETVAAAKDYLQKALQQADSLEVGEGIGPVHHFHRWW, encoded by the coding sequence GTGGTAAAGCGAATTAACGCGTTAACCATTGCTGGCACTGACCCCAGCGGTGGGGCAGGTATTCAGGCAGATTTGAAAACTTTTTCAGCGCTTGAGGCATATGGCACCAGCGTTATCACCGCATTGGTGGCGCAGAATACGCGCGGCGTGCAGTCGGTCTACAATATTGATCCTGATTTTGTCGGCGCACAGCTCGATTCAGTGCTTTCTGACGTGCGCATCGACAGTGCCAAAATAGGCATGTTGGCAAACACCCAAGTGGTGGAAGCAGTGGCCGAGCGTTTACGCTATTACCGCAGGCTGGAAAAAGCCCCAGCCTATGTGGTGCTGGACACAGTGATGCTGGCGAAAAGCGGCGATCCTCTGCTGATGCCGGACGCGGTGGAGGCGCTGCGCCGCAGTCTGCTACCGCAGGTCTCACTGATTACCCCTAACTTGCCGGAGGCGGCGGCGCTGCTGGGCTGCGCAGTTGCCACCGACGAACGTGAGATGTGTCGTCAGGGGGAAGCGCTGTTGGCGCTGGGCTGTGAGGCGGTACTAATGAAGGGGGGGCACTTGAGCGACAGCGAGAGTCCGGACTGGTTAATGACCGCTTACTATCGCGAGCGCTTTACTGCCCCGCGCATCGCCACTCGGCATACGCACGGAACTGGCTGTACCCTCAGTGCGGCGTTGGCGGCGATTCGGCCAAGAAAAGCCAACTGGCCCGAAACCGTTGCCGCTGCCAAAGACTATTTGCAAAAGGCGCTTCAGCAAGCCGACTCCCTGGAAGTGGGTGAAGGCATTGGCCCGGTACATCATTTTCACCGCTGGTGGTGA
- a CDS encoding MFS transporter: protein MFKNLRWTIVLLLCLVYMINYLDRVALSITVPMIEKELTINPEQFGMIFGSFFFGYAIFNFIGGLAVDKFGPTLVLGLAVALWSIFCGMTAIATGFYSMLILRVLFGMAEGPICASANKMINGWFPKKQAATAMGLLSAGSPLGGAVAGPIVGYLAISFGWRPAFMIIASIGIVWMVVWFFTASDNPEKSKRVSERERQLVSQLKSEKINDEEDLTQSAHTLGYYLRQPIILVTAFAFFCYNYILFFFLSWFPAYLVQAHGLNIKEMSLTTVIPWIVGFFGLALGGIISDKIFNITGRLLLSRKIVLVVSLMAAAICVALAGVVTSVVPAVILMSISIFFLYTTGAIYWAIIQDVVHKSKVGSASGFIHLIGSISGIIGPVVTGFIVQNTGHFDSAFILAGGVAALGAILVFFVIKPPKHQPAARISHS from the coding sequence ATGTTTAAGAACCTACGCTGGACCATTGTACTCCTGCTGTGTCTGGTCTACATGATAAATTACCTCGATCGCGTTGCGCTTTCGATTACTGTACCGATGATAGAAAAAGAGCTGACGATCAATCCTGAACAATTCGGGATGATATTTGGCAGTTTCTTCTTCGGCTACGCAATATTCAACTTTATTGGTGGACTGGCGGTTGATAAATTCGGTCCAACCCTGGTATTGGGTTTAGCCGTGGCGCTGTGGTCAATCTTCTGCGGCATGACCGCCATTGCGACCGGTTTTTACTCCATGCTTATCCTGCGTGTGCTGTTCGGCATGGCTGAGGGTCCTATCTGTGCCTCAGCCAATAAAATGATTAACGGCTGGTTCCCTAAGAAACAGGCGGCTACGGCAATGGGGCTACTCAGTGCAGGCTCGCCGCTCGGTGGTGCCGTGGCTGGGCCTATTGTCGGCTACCTGGCTATCTCCTTTGGCTGGCGTCCGGCGTTTATGATAATCGCCTCGATTGGCATCGTTTGGATGGTAGTGTGGTTCTTTACCGCCTCTGACAACCCGGAAAAAAGCAAACGCGTTAGCGAACGCGAGCGCCAGCTGGTTAGCCAGTTAAAGTCCGAAAAAATTAATGACGAAGAGGATCTAACGCAGTCGGCACATACGCTGGGCTACTACCTGCGTCAGCCGATTATCCTGGTTACCGCCTTCGCCTTCTTCTGCTACAACTATATTTTATTCTTCTTCCTAAGCTGGTTCCCGGCCTATTTGGTTCAGGCTCACGGATTAAATATTAAAGAGATGAGCCTGACCACTGTTATTCCATGGATTGTTGGCTTCTTCGGCTTGGCACTAGGCGGCATTATTTCGGATAAAATATTTAATATTACCGGCCGTTTATTGCTGTCGCGAAAAATTGTTTTGGTGGTCAGCCTTATGGCGGCGGCGATTTGTGTGGCCTTAGCAGGCGTGGTAACAAGCGTTGTGCCAGCCGTAATACTTATGTCTATATCTATCTTCTTCCTTTACACCACCGGCGCAATTTATTGGGCCATTATTCAGGACGTGGTGCATAAATCGAAGGTCGGCAGCGCCAGCGGATTCATTCACCTCATCGGCAGCATATCCGGCATTATTGGCCCGGTGGTTACCGGATTTATCGTGCAAAACACCGGCCATTTCGACAGCGCCTTTATTCTGGCGGGCGGCGTTGCAGCACTCGGTGCCATTCTGGTGTTCTTTGTTATCAAACCCCCTAAACATCAGCCTGCTGCACGAATTTCACACTCTTAA
- a CDS encoding sugar dehydrogenase complex small subunit yields MSNEIIRDDSPAEYNLSRRKVLLGGVVLIGSSYLGPTLPAWADSLQNASYTNQFMQLSTLLVNHKLDKNVGLRLAAAMQTSKRLTPQQVTDLLGIASAKNAKIVEDFFPDIPDGPLKVAALEIISAWYKGVLVDAPDAEVFTYELALMYQPTIDVMTIPSYAISGPNGWTSHAPPLADMPEF; encoded by the coding sequence ATGAGTAATGAAATTATTCGTGATGACTCCCCTGCAGAATATAACCTATCCCGAAGGAAAGTTCTGCTCGGTGGCGTTGTACTAATTGGAAGTAGTTATCTAGGACCTACGCTACCCGCTTGGGCTGATAGTCTACAAAATGCCTCTTACACCAACCAGTTTATGCAACTATCAACTCTCTTGGTTAATCATAAACTTGATAAAAATGTGGGTTTACGACTGGCTGCGGCAATGCAGACGAGTAAAAGGCTTACCCCCCAGCAAGTGACTGATCTTCTGGGCATTGCCAGCGCTAAAAATGCCAAAATTGTTGAAGACTTCTTTCCAGACATCCCGGATGGCCCTCTAAAAGTCGCGGCGCTGGAGATTATTTCGGCCTGGTATAAGGGCGTGCTGGTTGATGCCCCGGATGCGGAAGTGTTCACCTATGAACTCGCCTTGATGTATCAACCGACTATTGATGTCATGACTATTCCAAGCTATGCGATCTCAGGCCCTAACGGCTGGACATCTCATGCGCCCCCGCTTGCAGATATGCCTGAATTTTAA
- a CDS encoding sigma-54 dependent transcriptional regulator, with protein MNNIDVLLIEDDADLQLAVLQTLKLEKINTLGVNSVEEAQKHLKDFEHHGIVVTDMRLPGVSGTEFQRQINIAYPDLPVIIITGHGDIETAVKAIQSGAYDFIQKPFSAQQIINTVRRALDKRRLIQEVYELRRKLVDANSLDNKIIGNSISTLEIKEQIKFIAGTPANVTICGETGTGKQLLAQCIHEHSGRKGPFVAINCAALPESLFDSEIFGHEIGAFPGATTQRIGKLEFAHNGTLFFDKIESMPLFSQIKLLRFLQEKKIERLGSNEQISLNVRVISSSKEDLFLLAEQGKFRGDLNYRLNVININVPPLRERIEDIPLLFAVFVNKAAEDLKRPLPEIKDLKLHQLMTLPWLGNVRELRNEAERFVLGIGESMKGGNDNKNLSLQQRVEEYERGLIVSEMKHSNGNLTQTAKKLNIAKSTLFDKMKKHKL; from the coding sequence ATGAATAATATTGATGTTTTACTGATAGAAGACGATGCAGACTTGCAGTTGGCGGTACTGCAAACGTTGAAGTTAGAGAAAATTAATACCTTAGGTGTTAATTCTGTAGAAGAAGCACAAAAACATTTAAAAGATTTCGAGCATCACGGCATAGTTGTCACGGATATGCGCCTTCCTGGCGTGAGTGGTACTGAATTTCAGAGGCAGATTAATATTGCTTATCCGGATTTACCTGTGATCATTATTACTGGCCACGGCGATATAGAAACTGCCGTCAAGGCGATACAAAGCGGTGCCTATGACTTTATACAGAAACCGTTTTCCGCTCAGCAAATTATTAATACCGTCAGACGAGCACTTGATAAACGTCGGCTAATTCAAGAGGTCTATGAATTAAGGCGAAAGTTGGTCGATGCTAATTCGCTTGATAATAAAATAATAGGTAATTCCATCTCGACTTTGGAGATAAAAGAGCAAATAAAATTTATAGCGGGCACGCCTGCAAATGTCACAATCTGCGGTGAAACAGGAACAGGTAAACAACTCCTTGCCCAGTGCATTCATGAGCACAGCGGACGCAAAGGCCCCTTCGTAGCAATAAATTGTGCAGCATTGCCCGAATCTTTATTTGATAGCGAAATTTTTGGTCATGAAATAGGGGCTTTTCCCGGCGCGACAACGCAAAGAATTGGTAAGTTGGAGTTTGCACACAACGGGACCTTGTTCTTTGATAAAATTGAAAGTATGCCATTGTTTTCACAAATTAAATTGCTTCGTTTTTTACAAGAGAAAAAGATCGAGCGATTGGGTTCAAATGAACAAATCTCTCTCAATGTTAGAGTCATTTCGTCATCTAAAGAAGATCTTTTTCTCTTGGCCGAGCAGGGTAAGTTTCGCGGAGATCTTAATTATCGCCTTAACGTCATCAATATCAACGTACCACCGCTTAGGGAGCGGATAGAAGATATTCCTCTGTTATTTGCCGTATTCGTCAACAAGGCCGCTGAAGATTTAAAAAGGCCGCTGCCTGAAATTAAAGATCTCAAGCTCCATCAGTTGATGACCCTACCTTGGCTCGGAAATGTGCGTGAATTACGCAATGAGGCAGAACGTTTTGTATTGGGGATTGGTGAGTCGATGAAGGGGGGGAATGATAATAAGAATTTATCATTGCAACAGAGGGTTGAGGAGTATGAGCGCGGGTTGATCGTCTCTGAAATGAAGCATTCAAACGGAAATTTGACCCAAACTGCTAAAAAATTGAATATTGCCAAAAGCACTCTCTTTGACAAAATGAAAAAACATAAACTTTAA
- a CDS encoding ATP-binding protein: protein MKMEAKVESSTRSRRNMKLFFVLYFLMLIIIIFLSYYIARCKLEAQTSIIKTSLTQAGNELTLNINRYEFIPFALSLDDNIKQFLIDEHSDALKEKVHAQLVSIRHRVGALDIFIVDSDGMIVSSSDAPSPHTLVGHNVQFRPYFQNVKEGDTEHFYGVGTTDSIPGYYQAHGIYAKGKKQGVVAVKIDVDTLLTPHSGYGDKVFLYDDNKVIVNSKDSGLLYHSLISLNGTQQEELLKTHRYNNKNILPADVIVKRKVSDQIYDVLYQGKHYIQVDSYLPPLNLTLAQLSPINSLLFNASLYAAFGFFITTLVFIAILIFRQKQQITRLKLERQKMLEDANINLDRLVKERSHELEIKNESLAQQVKERIHSERKLRSMQNELIRSEKLAVIGQLSAGLAHEINQPLSALSVLSENSVRFLELGQIDEVKSNLNRVIKLVQFIGRLSNQLRSFSRNSDDSTSPVSISASLDNAMVLLAHRFKLGKISFVRVPPESEVRCLCNNIRLEQVLVNIINNSLDAMEGTDGECFIHAHWYDERSHAVIKIEDNGPGIPHAIIGNIFEPFFTTKKSSGLGLGLAISADIINSFNGKLSVEQLEKGTCFTITLPLHTVD, encoded by the coding sequence ATGAAAATGGAAGCTAAAGTAGAGTCTTCAACCCGCTCTCGGCGCAATATGAAGTTATTTTTTGTTCTCTATTTTTTGATGTTGATAATCATCATTTTTTTAAGTTATTACATCGCCAGATGCAAACTTGAAGCGCAAACGTCAATTATTAAAACCTCTCTTACTCAGGCCGGCAATGAATTAACGCTTAACATCAACCGTTACGAGTTTATCCCCTTTGCATTGTCATTAGATGATAATATAAAGCAGTTCTTAATAGACGAACATTCAGATGCCTTAAAAGAAAAGGTTCATGCACAGCTTGTAAGTATCAGGCATCGCGTGGGGGCTTTGGATATTTTTATTGTCGATTCAGATGGCATGATTGTCTCCTCAAGCGACGCTCCGTCCCCCCATACATTAGTGGGCCATAATGTTCAATTTAGGCCCTATTTCCAAAATGTGAAAGAAGGCGATACCGAGCATTTTTATGGTGTCGGGACCACAGACTCTATACCGGGTTACTATCAGGCTCACGGTATATACGCAAAGGGTAAGAAACAGGGTGTGGTGGCGGTGAAAATTGACGTTGATACGCTATTAACGCCGCACTCTGGCTACGGTGATAAAGTGTTCCTGTATGACGACAACAAGGTTATTGTGAATTCTAAAGATTCAGGGCTGCTCTATCATTCATTGATAAGCCTTAATGGCACACAGCAGGAGGAGTTACTAAAAACGCATCGGTATAATAATAAGAATATTCTTCCGGCAGACGTAATAGTAAAAAGAAAAGTGAGCGATCAAATTTATGATGTCTTATACCAGGGCAAGCATTATATCCAGGTTGACTCTTATCTCCCGCCGTTAAATTTAACACTGGCACAGCTATCACCGATTAACTCATTGCTTTTCAATGCCTCTTTGTATGCAGCGTTTGGTTTCTTTATCACCACACTGGTCTTCATTGCTATTTTAATCTTCAGGCAAAAACAGCAAATAACCCGTCTCAAACTTGAGCGCCAGAAAATGCTTGAGGATGCCAATATCAACCTGGACAGGCTGGTCAAAGAAAGAAGTCATGAGTTGGAAATTAAAAATGAAAGCCTTGCTCAGCAGGTAAAAGAGCGTATTCATTCAGAGCGAAAACTGCGAAGTATGCAAAACGAACTCATTCGCAGTGAAAAGCTAGCGGTGATTGGTCAGCTCTCGGCCGGCCTTGCTCACGAGATTAATCAGCCACTCTCTGCCCTCAGTGTTCTTTCCGAAAACTCAGTGCGCTTTCTTGAACTTGGGCAGATCGATGAAGTGAAGAGTAACCTCAACAGAGTGATTAAGCTGGTACAGTTTATTGGAAGATTGAGCAATCAGTTGAGATCATTTTCGCGTAATAGCGATGACTCAACGAGCCCAGTCTCTATTTCCGCCAGCCTTGACAACGCAATGGTGTTGTTGGCGCACCGCTTCAAACTGGGTAAAATAAGCTTTGTACGTGTCCCTCCAGAGAGTGAAGTCAGGTGTTTATGCAATAATATTCGCCTTGAGCAAGTTTTAGTCAATATTATCAACAATAGTCTTGATGCAATGGAAGGCACAGACGGTGAGTGTTTTATTCACGCGCATTGGTATGACGAACGGAGTCATGCCGTTATAAAGATTGAAGATAACGGTCCGGGAATTCCTCATGCCATCATAGGTAATATTTTCGAGCCTTTTTTTACCACTAAAAAGAGCAGTGGCTTAGGGCTGGGGCTGGCCATATCCGCTGATATCATTAACTCATTCAATGGGAAGTTAAGCGTGGAGCAATTAGAAAAAGGCACCTGTTTCACTATTACCCTACCTCTGCATACCGTAGATTAA